In Bacteroidota bacterium, a genomic segment contains:
- a CDS encoding twin-arginine translocase TatA/TatE family subunit produces MTHGILLFLDIGGGELLVILLAVFILFGPSKLPEMAKKIGKVVYDLKKASSDVTREITNETRSVKQEFDKVQQDLKDEAGKIVNDIRKEADPIRQQVPDDPEIGQAKQNNADSI; encoded by the coding sequence ATGACACACGGCATTCTGTTGTTTCTCGACATAGGCGGCGGTGAACTTCTGGTCATTCTGCTTGCTGTTTTTATTCTTTTCGGTCCCAGTAAACTGCCTGAAATGGCAAAAAAAATCGGCAAAGTAGTCTATGACCTGAAAAAAGCATCAAGCGACGTCACCAGAGAGATCACCAACGAAACCCGCTCAGTAAAGCAAGAGTTTGACAAAGTTCAGCAGGATCTCAAGGATGAAGCCGGAAAGATTGTGAATGATATTAGAAAAGAGGCAGATCCAATCCGGCAGCAGGTACCTGATGATCCCGAAATCGGGCAGGCAAAACAAAATAATGCTGATTCTATATAG
- the tnpA gene encoding IS200/IS605 family transposase — MFKYITGIIQNNDHKLLAINGMPDHIHILVGFRPHQSLSDLMKDVKGSSSRWINEQGFVKGKFTWQEGYGAFSYSKSHIPAVIKYIHEQERHHLKKTFLEEYRELLKKFNIEFDERYLFKSI, encoded by the coding sequence TTGTTCAAATATATTACTGGCATTATTCAGAACAACGATCATAAACTATTAGCTATCAATGGCATGCCTGACCATATTCACATTCTTGTTGGGTTCCGGCCACATCAGTCATTATCCGATCTCATGAAGGATGTTAAAGGGAGCTCATCTCGATGGATTAATGAGCAAGGGTTTGTCAAAGGTAAGTTTACATGGCAGGAAGGTTATGGCGCATTTTCATACAGTAAATCACATATTCCGGCCGTGATAAAATATATTCATGAGCAGGAGAGGCATCACCTCAAAAAGACCTTTCTCGAAGAATATCGTGAGCTTTTGAAAAAATTCAATATTGAATTCGATGAACGGTATTTGTTTAAATCAATTTGA
- the secDF gene encoding protein translocase subunit SecDF, protein MQNRGAILTFAVILALVSLFQLSFTFFTRHVENKAKTYSTNEQVVNLAKRLAGGNSPKEAYLYDSISQAMNRYYLDSMSNVTVFNVLLKKYTYKDCKERELNLGLDLKGGMNVMMEVSEADILKSLSGNSTDATFNEAIRRAKEKERNTGRDFLNLFEESFTEVDPNARLAAIFAFEFKGKNINATSSNQDVMKVIREETNGSIDRTFDILRTRIDRFGVTQPNIQRLPASGRILIELPGIKDPERVRKLLQGTANLEFWETYQFNALAPVFNATNQRLKAVLAQEKSVRDSIAGTTPQTATGTTQKVSTAKVDTTATASLEKLISADSTKADSAKMDQNREKWAEENPLFSVLSPAYYQKDGKFYASEGSAVGYAPIKDTAQVNALLRKVQDILPMDLRLLWTAKPERYQKEDILTLYALKVTTREGIAPLGGDAIVNAFQDYDQNGQPEVSMSMNNEGARTWKRMTGENIGKQIAIVLDGYVRSAPNVKGEIPNGQSSISGGGMTVEEAQDMANILKAGKLPAPAHIIQEEVVGPSLGKEAIRAGLTSILFALLGVVLYMLIYYNIAGVVANIALLTNIFLLLGIMASLGATLTLPGLAGIVLTLGMAVDANVLINERIKEEIRAGKGLRLAISDGYKHAYSAIIDSNLTTLLTGVILYIFGSGPVQGFATTLVIGILTSLFTAIFISRIIFTNMLDRNKTIIFGNKFTLYALTNIHVNWINIRKKLYILSIVLSLIGITSLVFRGLNPGVDFVGGRTYVVRFDQDVRTDDIRAALTREFADATEVKTFGANSQVKVMTKYLIDDNSPSADSIVETKLYEGLKSFFVKKIDYETFTTDAENKYVGRLSSQKVGPAVASDIRRQAYLAVIFALVGIFIYISLRFKRWSYGLGGVICLLHDSLITISLYSLFYGIMPFNLDVDQSTIAAILTIIGYSINDSVIVFDRVREYNKLYPKRDLKDNINGAINSTLSRTINTSGTVIVVLLIIFILGGEIIRGFSFAMLLGVALGSYSSIAISTPIAYEFEKMKQKKLERKKKV, encoded by the coding sequence ATGCAGAACAGAGGAGCAATATTGACGTTTGCTGTTATTCTTGCTTTGGTGAGTTTGTTCCAGCTCTCATTCACTTTTTTCACCCGTCATGTTGAAAATAAGGCGAAGACATATTCCACTAATGAACAGGTTGTTAATTTGGCAAAACGATTGGCGGGAGGCAATTCTCCTAAGGAAGCTTATCTATATGACTCCATTTCGCAGGCAATGAACAGGTACTACCTGGATTCCATGTCGAACGTAACGGTTTTTAATGTCCTGTTAAAAAAATACACCTATAAGGACTGTAAAGAACGTGAACTGAATCTTGGTCTGGACCTCAAGGGCGGTATGAACGTGATGATGGAGGTTTCGGAAGCTGACATTCTGAAGAGCCTGTCAGGTAACAGCACCGATGCGACCTTTAATGAAGCGATACGCCGGGCCAAGGAAAAAGAAAGGAACACCGGCAGGGATTTCCTGAACCTTTTTGAAGAATCCTTTACCGAAGTAGACCCAAATGCGAGGCTTGCCGCTATTTTTGCCTTTGAATTCAAAGGGAAGAATATCAACGCCACGTCATCGAATCAGGATGTGATGAAGGTGATTCGTGAGGAAACCAATGGCTCCATCGACCGTACGTTCGATATACTCAGAACGCGTATTGACCGTTTTGGCGTCACCCAGCCGAATATACAGAGATTGCCAGCCAGCGGCAGGATATTAATTGAATTACCCGGTATAAAAGATCCGGAACGTGTGAGAAAGCTATTACAGGGGACAGCCAATCTTGAATTCTGGGAAACCTATCAGTTTAACGCTCTTGCTCCTGTTTTCAATGCCACTAACCAGAGGCTGAAGGCAGTTCTGGCACAGGAAAAGTCGGTGCGAGATTCCATTGCCGGCACAACCCCGCAAACAGCAACCGGAACAACACAAAAGGTATCCACTGCAAAAGTCGATACGACCGCTACAGCATCTCTTGAAAAACTGATATCAGCCGATTCCACGAAAGCTGACAGTGCAAAGATGGATCAGAACCGCGAAAAATGGGCTGAGGAGAATCCGTTATTCAGTGTTTTATCGCCGGCCTACTACCAGAAAGACGGTAAGTTTTACGCATCCGAAGGCTCCGCTGTGGGGTATGCACCTATTAAGGATACGGCACAGGTCAACGCATTGTTAAGAAAAGTCCAGGATATTCTTCCCATGGACCTGAGGTTATTATGGACAGCCAAGCCGGAACGTTATCAAAAGGAGGATATTCTTACACTTTATGCATTGAAAGTCACCACCCGTGAAGGTATAGCACCGTTAGGCGGCGATGCCATAGTGAATGCATTCCAGGATTATGACCAGAATGGCCAGCCAGAAGTTTCCATGTCGATGAACAATGAAGGTGCACGGACATGGAAACGCATGACAGGCGAGAACATCGGAAAACAGATCGCCATAGTCCTCGATGGTTATGTCCGTTCCGCTCCCAATGTCAAGGGGGAAATACCAAACGGACAATCCTCTATTTCCGGCGGCGGCATGACCGTTGAAGAGGCTCAGGATATGGCCAACATTCTTAAAGCAGGTAAACTGCCTGCTCCTGCCCATATCATCCAGGAAGAGGTAGTTGGGCCATCACTCGGAAAAGAAGCTATAAGGGCAGGGCTCACTTCCATACTTTTTGCTCTACTTGGTGTGGTATTATATATGCTGATCTATTATAATATAGCAGGCGTAGTTGCCAATATTGCTCTGCTGACTAATATTTTCCTTCTGTTGGGTATCATGGCATCTCTCGGGGCCACACTTACACTTCCCGGCTTAGCCGGTATCGTACTAACGTTGGGTATGGCTGTTGATGCCAACGTGCTTATCAATGAACGTATAAAGGAAGAGATTCGAGCGGGAAAGGGATTAAGGCTGGCTATCAGCGACGGGTATAAGCATGCCTACTCGGCTATCATCGATAGTAACCTTACCACGCTGCTTACAGGGGTCATACTGTATATCTTCGGCTCAGGCCCTGTCCAGGGTTTTGCTACCACTCTCGTCATTGGTATTCTGACATCCCTGTTCACAGCCATCTTCATTTCAAGGATCATCTTCACCAATATGCTGGATAGAAACAAAACCATCATATTTGGTAATAAGTTCACCCTTTATGCTTTGACAAATATTCATGTCAACTGGATCAACATCCGGAAAAAACTTTATATCCTCTCCATCGTACTCAGCCTCATTGGTATTACATCATTGGTTTTCAGAGGATTGAATCCTGGTGTAGACTTTGTCGGGGGAAGAACTTATGTGGTCAGGTTTGACCAGGATGTGAGAACCGATGATATCAGGGCAGCATTGACAAGGGAATTTGCAGATGCCACTGAAGTCAAGACATTCGGAGCTAATTCGCAGGTTAAGGTCATGACAAAATATCTGATCGATGATAATTCACCTTCTGCCGATTCAATTGTTGAGACTAAGCTATATGAAGGATTAAAAAGTTTTTTTGTCAAAAAGATTGATTACGAAACTTTTACGACTGATGCTGAGAACAAATATGTCGGAAGATTAAGTTCTCAGAAGGTCGGTCCTGCCGTGGCATCCGATATCAGAAGGCAAGCGTATCTTGCCGTCATCTTTGCATTGGTAGGCATCTTCATTTATATTTCGCTCCGATTCAAAAGATGGTCGTATGGTCTGGGAGGTGTTATATGTCTGCTGCACGACTCGTTGATTACCATATCTCTTTATTCACTTTTTTACGGCATCATGCCCTTCAACCTGGATGTCGATCAATCAACAATTGCTGCAATTCTGACCATTATAGGTTATTCGATTAACGATAGTGTGATCGTCTTCGACAGGGTGAGGGAGTATAACAAATTATACCCCAAAAGGGACCTGAAAGATAATATAAACGGCGCCATCAACAGTACATTGAGCCGAACCATCAACACATCCGGAACTGTTATCGTCGTTCTTCTCATCATCTTTATTCTCGGTGGTGAGATCATCAGGGGATTCTCCTTTGCCATGCTTCTCGGTGTTGCTCTCGGTTCGTATTCATCTATCGCTATTTCTACTCCAATAGCCTATGAATTTGAGAAGATGAAACAGAAAAAACTGGAACGCAAAAAAAAGGTATAA
- a CDS encoding FG-GAP-like repeat-containing protein has product MSREDLNDFGFIRDFTIPVYDSLGDLFTQPWVGGMNSCQFSEIDLDRDGIKDLLVFDRHGNRIMPFINNTKCLGSQYTYAPEYIIKFPYLHDWVNLVDYNCDGLEDIFTYTTGGIRVYKNVSDCCDLKFEMVESILYSFYYNGYVNLFALVDDYPAFTDIDGDGDMDILNFWTLGKYVNYHKNLSMEKYGNCDSLDFILTAECWGYFEESEASNVLTLNISCGQDEDSYIPPDGGNRHSGSSLLAIDLDGDADKDVIIGDVDYPNLVGLINGGTADSAYMISQDTLFPSNTKFQIPNSKQIPNTKYKISNTRTRPVDLMSLPATQYLDLDNDGIKDLIVSPSDPSYDRAENYQSVWLYKNTGTDTSPIFEYYQNDFLQGEMIDVGGGAYPVVYDVDGDGLEDLLIGNFGYLDSTYYSFGYLYFIYRSQIAYFKNTGTAGAPAYKLINSDFAEIASLSIQGACPAMADLDGDNDADMLVGNADGTLYYFENLAGQGNTPVFARLVQNYQNIDVGHYSTPQLIDLNRDGLVDLVIGNKEGTLSFYANTGTAQDPLFTFITGKLGGVDVNNPNLSLAGYSVPCFFDMNGEYRLFVGSEFGGIFYYKDIDGNLDGQFTLVDPHLLYISEGYRTGVTIFNYNSDQYPDMIIGNWAGGVALYKGVTPSPADMEEKTGTAAITMKVFPNPAGNIITVILDGMSQAKSSELHVSDVFGREVKVIDVGRDQGEMQIDASGLKPGVYFIYLVMDGVKAGGGKIIMK; this is encoded by the coding sequence TTGAGCCGGGAAGACCTGAATGACTTTGGATTCATCAGGGATTTTACGATTCCTGTTTATGACAGCCTTGGTGATCTGTTCACCCAGCCCTGGGTAGGAGGAATGAACTCCTGCCAGTTTTCAGAAATCGATTTAGACCGTGACGGCATTAAAGACCTTCTCGTTTTTGACCGCCACGGGAACAGGATCATGCCCTTTATTAATAACACCAAATGCTTGGGTAGCCAATATACCTATGCTCCGGAATACATCATTAAATTCCCTTACCTTCATGACTGGGTCAACCTCGTCGACTATAACTGCGATGGCCTTGAGGATATCTTTACTTATACAACAGGCGGAATAAGAGTCTACAAGAATGTATCGGATTGCTGTGATTTAAAGTTTGAGATGGTGGAATCTATCTTATACAGCTTTTATTACAACGGATATGTGAACCTTTTTGCCCTGGTGGATGATTACCCTGCCTTTACAGATATTGATGGTGACGGCGACATGGATATCCTGAATTTCTGGACACTGGGCAAATATGTCAATTATCATAAAAATCTCTCTATGGAGAAATACGGCAATTGCGATAGCCTGGATTTCATCTTGACTGCGGAGTGCTGGGGCTACTTTGAGGAGAGTGAAGCTTCCAATGTACTGACTCTGAATATTTCCTGCGGCCAGGATGAGGATTCTTATATTCCACCTGATGGTGGCAACCGGCATTCCGGCTCATCACTTCTGGCCATTGATCTGGATGGCGATGCAGATAAAGATGTCATCATTGGTGATGTGGATTACCCAAATCTGGTCGGGCTGATCAATGGAGGCACGGCAGATTCGGCGTACATGATTAGTCAGGATACACTTTTTCCGTCAAATACCAAATTCCAAATACCAAATTCCAAACAAATTCCAAATACTAAATACAAGATCTCAAACACGCGTACACGCCCTGTTGACCTGATGTCATTGCCGGCAACGCAGTATCTTGATCTTGATAATGACGGTATAAAAGACCTTATTGTATCACCATCGGATCCATCATACGACAGGGCAGAAAATTACCAGAGTGTATGGTTATATAAAAATACCGGCACCGACACATCGCCGATTTTTGAATATTATCAGAATGATTTTCTCCAGGGCGAAATGATTGATGTGGGCGGCGGCGCATATCCGGTAGTGTATGATGTCGACGGTGATGGTTTGGAGGACCTCCTCATCGGTAATTTCGGTTATCTCGATTCAACATACTATTCTTTTGGATACCTCTATTTTATTTATCGTTCGCAGATAGCATATTTTAAAAATACCGGCACCGCAGGTGCTCCAGCGTATAAGCTGATCAACAGTGACTTTGCCGAAATTGCCTCACTGAGTATACAGGGTGCCTGTCCGGCTATGGCCGACCTGGACGGTGACAATGATGCCGATATGCTGGTTGGCAATGCTGATGGAACTCTGTATTATTTCGAAAATCTGGCAGGGCAGGGGAATACTCCTGTTTTTGCACGACTTGTTCAAAATTACCAGAACATCGATGTTGGTCACTACAGCACACCGCAGCTCATCGACCTGAACAGGGATGGATTGGTCGACCTGGTGATCGGTAACAAGGAGGGCACATTAAGTTTCTATGCCAACACAGGCACAGCCCAGGATCCACTGTTTACTTTCATCACCGGCAAGCTCGGTGGTGTCGATGTGAACAATCCCAACCTCTCTCTTGCTGGTTACAGTGTACCCTGTTTCTTTGATATGAATGGAGAATACCGCCTCTTTGTCGGATCTGAATTCGGTGGCATCTTTTATTACAAAGACATTGACGGGAACCTTGATGGTCAGTTCACACTTGTCGATCCCCATCTGTTATACATCAGCGAAGGTTACCGGACAGGTGTAACTATATTTAATTATAATAGCGATCAATACCCCGACATGATCATCGGCAACTGGGCAGGTGGTGTGGCCTTGTATAAAGGAGTTACGCCATCACCGGCTGATATGGAGGAGAAAACGGGAACTGCTGCAATCACGATGAAAGTGTTTCCAAATCCTGCCGGAAATATCATTACCGTCATCCTCGATGGTATGTCTCAGGCTAAAAGCAGTGAACTGCATGTCAGTGATGTTTTTGGACGTGAGGTGAAAGTCATTGACGTCGGCAGGGATCAGGGCGAGATGCAAATAGATGCGTCCGGATTGAAGCCGGGAGTTTACTTTATTTATTTAGTGATGGACGGAGTGAAGGCAGGTGGGGGAAAAATTATCATGAAATAG